ACCTGGAGTGGTATCCAGCGATAACCAAAGACCAATAACATGCCTGAACACAGTTTATAAATGGTTCACCGCTTGTTTGTTAAGACCTATGGATCAGCACTTGGATGTGTACGGACTGATGGAGGCGGAGCAGAGAGGGGCGAAGGAAGGATGCAGTGGCACCACGGACAATTTGCTTATTGACCGGATGGTTACCCAGGATTGTCACCGTGGGAGAAGAAACCTCAGCATGGCATGGGTTGACATGACCAAAGCCTATCACTCGGTGGACCATGAGTGGTTGAGTGAGATGATGTCGATACATCGATTCCCAAGGTGGTTAGCGAGAGTGGTTACCAAGCTTTCTAAGGCCTGGAATACCATGATTGTTACAAGAACTAAACTGGGGATGGAGATATCAGAGATTATCCAAGTTAGAAGAGGACTGCCTCAGGGGGATTCTCTATGTCCGCGCCTATTTACTATCTGCCTGAATCCCATCGCTTGGAAACTCAAGGCAACTGAAGGATATAGACTCTCGAAGCCGATTGATACCAAAGTGACGCATTTGTTGTACATCGATGATCTTAAGATCTTTGCTGCCTCCGCACCTAAGCTCAACACCGTGATGAAATCAGCAAGATCTGCAATGCAAGATATCGGCCTCGACTGGAATCCGAAGAAGTGCTCTGTTGTACACATCAAGAGAGGAGTGAAAGTAGAGGACACCGAGAGCTTAGCATTTGACGAAGCATCAGTGATCAAATGTCTAGAAGAGGGAGCTCAGTTTAAGTTTCTGGGCGTGTTGGAAAGCACAAGACAAGAAGATCAGATAGCTTTTAAACTCGCCGCCGAGATGTACCTGAACAGAATGTCCATCATATGGTCCAGTCCGCTCTCTGATTTCAATCGCATTGTAGCCTCCAATCAGTACGCCTTACCTGCCTTGACTTACTTGATGTGGACACAACACCTTCCCATCACGGAACTTCAACGAATTGATCGTGAGATGCGCAAGATCGTCGTACAGCAGGGAGGAAAGCACCCGCTGGGCTCAACTGCCTTATGTCATCTTACAAGGCAGAGCGGAGGACGAGGTCTGCGTTCCGTCGAAGCCGAGTACAAGGCGATTAAGATCAAAGGTGCACTCAACCTGTTCAAAAATGAGGATCCAACCATGGAGCTGGTGCGCCAGTTTGAAGACCGTTCAGTAAGGCTAGGACATTGTTCTATAGTCAAGGAGGCTTTGAAGTATGGGCAAGAGCTTGGAATAAAGCTAAATTTGGTGCACCCTAACCCTACATGCTGTACTGAGGATGGAGATGAGATCCCAGGTACAAAGACCAAACAGCAGTTGAAGCGAGCTCAGCAGGAAAAGCTGAAGAAGGACGTGCGAAGTCAGAGTTGGCAAGGGAAACTGATCGCATCAAGATGGAGTGACTCCGAGCTGAGTAACAGGTGTTTTGACTGGCTTAAGTGGAAATCCTGTCCATCATACGTGATTGCTGGTATCTATGAGCTGTACGAGCAGATGCTCAATACACGAATCTACCAGAGTAAAAAGACAAGAACTGCTAGGGAACTTGACGTGCAATGCAGACTCTGCGGTAAAGCTCAAGAGTCGGTAGCACATATTCTGGCACAATGTTCGGCACTTGCGCAGAGCAAATACCTTCACAGGCATAATTGCGTGTTgaagattctgttttttgagaTGCTCCATAATCTAGAACTCGTAGACACTGTACCACCTTGGTACTCCCCGATCGAGCCAAAACCTGTCTACGAAAGCGCAGATGCACAAGCCTTTTGGGATGTCCCGCTGTACGCAGACCACGTGGTAGTGAGAGCCAACTGGATAGATGCTAGAGTTGTGGACCACAAGCGGAAGAATGTTACCATCTTAGAGATGAGTTGTCCATGGGTGGACAACAGAGCTGCAAAAGACCAGGATAAGACAGAGAAGTATGCCCCCTTGCGGCTGGaactaaaacaacaattcaaagGATACAGCATAGACCAGCACAACATCATTCTAGATGTACTGGGAGGATACTCCAAAGGACTTGAGAGAACTGTTAGGGTTTTAGTGGGAAGGAAGAGTAAAGAAGTCTTGATAAAGATGCAGAAGTCCGTGTTAACTTCAAGTTTACACATTGCCCGCCACTTCAAGATAATGACATAAGATAAGACACTAGTAGAgcattttttaagtattttaatgtGATATCTCAGAGAAGgagatttgaattttttttttccttcaaggtGTACTTAGAAGACATTTTAATGTATTAGTTTCTAtaataagtttttcttttaattttcttatttctcgTTGCCCTTTAGGTTACGCAACAGAGCCCTATTGTGCTTTAGCTATCGTTTAGCATACATACGTTTGcactgctataataataataataatgataataatcacCCAGGGTACAAGATTCGACAGTTCAATATCGTCATTGGCGCTTGTGGTGGTTACTCAAGGAGTCTGAAGGATGAAGTCAAGTCGTTAGTGGGCTCAGATAGGTACCAAGAGGTACTCAGAAGAATGCAGAAAGCCGTCCTGAGCCACACCCTTTGTAGCGCCGTATGAATGGaagtaaaatctattgtcttAACATGTTAATTGTAAGTTGTTACTTGCAAATTTATTCATAAAAATATTATAAGTTCCAGTCCATGTGTAATTGTTAGTCTTGCCAGAAGCAGTTGACGTGTCGTTTTTGCGAACTGGATAACATCGGACTCGATGAAATTTAGAGCTTTTTACCACAGTTTTGTAAGTATTCGTCTCGTTCATTTGTATATTTCCAGCCTCACAATTCATGTAAACTTCATTTGTTactttgtaaattttatttatcCTTTCAGTTGAATCGTATATGATCTGGTAACAACGAATTCAAGCTGTGGCGACTAGTCTTTTTATATTTAACTGTGGCCGCTACGGCCATCCACATTCATTCAAAAAACTGTGTGGAAGTTTTGAGCGTCAGTAATTATTACGGCCGCATGTCTTTCCAAGATCAGAGAGGTGTAAGTCCGTCGCAGGATGGCATCTATCGCCGCAAATTAATGCAGAAATTGGAAATCTCGCGGTCAGGGTACAAGGGACACGTAACCCGAATTGAAAGAGAGATCGAGATCGAGATGACTGCCGGTGAATTTGAAGCTGTTCATGGTAAGCTGGCTAATTTGGAATTGGCGGTTATTAACTTTGGACGAGCACATGATGCTTACCTTCGTTGCCTGGACGACCCAGAAGAAAATTTTCAAGCAACAATGTGGTTTGATGATCAGCATGATGCCCATCATGTCTTCGTTCGGCGTGCATGGGAGTGGCTTGATAGCTCACAGGTGTTGCCTCGTGTAGATACGTGTCATTCGGCTAGCCAGAGAGGTTCCCATCTTACTGTTTCAAAAGTTTCATCAAATTCTGTTTCCAAAGCAAGCACTCGTCTAACGGTAAAAGTTAAGGAGGCCAAAATTGAGGAAGCCATAGCTAAGTTGAGGTTGCAGCAACTGAAGAAAAAGTTCGAATTACAGCAAAGACGTGAAACGGTAATGCGTGAAGAAGAGTTGTTGGAAGTTAGAAGTACAATCGAGCAAGCTCGCCTGAGAGTACAAATTATAGAAGAAGAAAATCAATCCAAAGAATGTTTTGATCGCAGTTACGGGCCTCCCCGAGCAACTAGTGTTCCAGAAATTAAGAGATACGATCAAAGAACTGGTGTATATTCAAATGTTGAGTCTGGATTAACGcctgaaatgaaaagaaatatgCCTTCTCGGCCATCTAGAGACGACACATACGCGCGTGCGGATCTCAACCCTACCGCGTCTCGCCACATTGACACACATTCAGGTCTCGAACCTGCCATGTCCCGCCACATTCACGTACGTTCTGACTTTGATCTTGAGCCTAGAGCGGGCATCGCGATTACGATTGTGTTACACCCAGATTGAAAAGAGAACCCACGCATGATGAACTTGGTACTGATGTAGATGCTGGGTACTCTCCTTATCAAGGAAATCTGGAGCGGCTGCTGGACCAACAGCAACAGATGATAGGTCTCCAACAACAGACCTTCCAAAGTATGGCTTCGACGATTAAACAGGGGTTTTCCTTACCAAAGCCTGACATAAGCAAGTTCGATGGTAACCAGCTGGATTATTGGAattttgtttgctcctttgataaTGGTATCCCTAAAAATGTGTTGGATGATAGTGAAAGGCTGTCGTACCTGTTACAGTATTGCATGGGAGCAGCCAGAGACGCGATCAAAAGTTGTTTAGCCCTGGACTCTGCAGTTGGTTATCAAACAGCTAGGACATTACTGGAAGAGCGATTTGGGCATCCATATAAGATCGCTGCCACTCACCTTAATAGGATAACTCATGGCGCACCGTTAAAGCCTTATGACCAGCGCGGATTACTCACATTTGCAGACCAGTCAAGAGATTGCCACAATGTTCTGGAGTCGATAGGATATATCTCAGAGTTTGTTTCTGAGAGCTCGTGCGGTAAATGATCCTGTTTTTGGCAACGTCGAAACTTGCGACAGAGGCAAGATCAAGGAACATCCAAGTCATTCAGGGTTATGCAAAGTATGGATCATCTCCTGATAATGTGGATATTTGTGGAAATTTCTCTTCGATTATTGGAAATTATCTAAACTGGCCTTATATGCAAATTCCTCCCTATTCACTGTTGCATGGACAACATGGAAACAATACCTTTTCAAATCCGCTTGATTGCCTTGATTTTGGTCGACCGGCTAAGCGTACACTTGTCAACATCAGAACAACAACAATGCTACAAACATCTGCTAAATTGACCAATTTTGCTCTTCTTAATACAAGGTCCTTTTGCAATAAGACTCTGCAAGTCAAGGATTATGTTGTTGAAAATGATATAGATTTGCTTGAAATAACCGAGACATGGCTTCTTGATCAAGATTCACATACTACTCGTGAACTTTGTCCTACTGGATATATGTTGCACAGTGTTCCTAGAGGATCAAGGGGCGGCGGTGTTGCAATTTTGTCTAAGAAAGCTCTGAAAGTTAAAAACTGCTCTACTGCAAAGAGAAAATTTAAATCATTTGAATATGTTGAACTATCTCTTAACCATTAGTCAACAAATTTGAGGATTGTCATTGTGTACCGCCCTCCTCCCTCTTCATCGAATCAGTCTACTGTAggattattttttaatgaatttCCTATTCTTCTGGAAAGCTTGGCTACTGCATCTGGCTCACTACTCATCGCGGGTGACTTTAACCCTCATGTTAATGATGTCCGTGATACTACTGCGACTCGTTTCCTTCAGTTGATTGAATCTTTCAACCTCAAACAACATGTATGTGAACCAACGCATAGGAATGGTCATATTCTGGTTGGAAACTCACTGCTAGGGAAAAGGAAATCAAGGACAATATTGGTTCCCTAACTGTATCATACATGATGCACTGTGCTCCACCTTGTAGTTGAAAGAACACTAAAGCTTGTTATGGCTTAACTCGACACCCACATTCTTGTTAAGCATGGCAAGGATGGTCTTTTAGGTATGTAAAGCGTGTATGGACTGAATGCCTATAACCCTGACCTTGAATTCCTTTTTGATCATGGCGTGGATGGCATGTATGGACTAATAACCGTGTCTTGAAAGTTCTTTTTGAGCCAGGTGTGTATGGCGTGCTTAGCATGTGTATGGACTGAAATTTCTCATTTAGACAAGAGCTAATGAACATCCTActctgctgctgctactgccaCTACTCATAACGAaagacgataatgatgatgacaaggaggaggaggaggaggagcagGCGAAGAAGGAGTATGatagtaataaaaataaatcttttattttttgttagATTGATGTAAGATGAATACGATGACAATTAAATACTAAGAAATGTAAGATCATGCGAATAACCAGGAAAAAGTCACCCTTGGCCGGGGAGTATAATATTGAAGGTCAACCTTTGGAATGTGTTAATGTTTATAAAGATTTAGGATTGTTTACTGCTAGTGATCTCTCATGGAACCAACATGTACATAGAATAACTGCTAAAGCTAATAGGGTTTTGGGGTTGGTAAAATAGACTTGTAGGGACTTAAATGACGTTGACACTACGAGAACACTTTACTGTGGTCTTGTGAGACCTTTATTGGAATATTCATGTGAAACTTGGAACCCTTATACTACACGTAACATTGATAAACTGAAGGCTGTTCAGCGAAGATCTATCAGATGGATTACTATGtctgatgatgattatgatacTAGACTATCTAAattaaaattgttgttattatctACAGGTTTATAAGAGATGTTACATTTTTGTTTAATGTAATTACAGTGCTGTGCGCGGTACCGTGAACACCCAGACAGattttatgacatttttttggACATATTTTTGACGAGTTTGATGCTTGGAAATTGgcaactggccaatcagagaGCAGATAACCTTGTAGGGCGGAGTAGATCTCCCAGTGTGATATCCTTTACAAAGAGCATGGCAACATACCAGGTGAAGGTGAAGTACGGGGAGGAAAGATTTAATACTTTTTTGATCAAGGATATCTCCTTTGCTAAGCTTATGCAGGCAATAAAGCAAAACTGTTCACCGCTTGCGCACTTACCCACTTCAAACATTCGTGTAAGATATCGTGACAAAGACGGCGATATGATCAAGGATAGGGACTACGGAAAGATTTTTCTTCAGGCAAGTGAAGTAGATTCACTGCTACCGAGAAAAGTGAGACAAATGGACGTGGAAATGATGAGTTCTTCAGCTTCTAACGAATGCGAGTCGCTGCAACCGAAGCATTTGTGTTTCACACCAACACCTGGCGCGCATCTCACAACTACAACAGCTCCAAAAAATGCCCAGAAAAGTCCTTTGGACTGCCAGCGAcaggaaatggaagaaaatcgTAGGGTCTTGAAAGTACAAATTGCTAGCACTAAAGAAGAATTGGAGAAACTGAATAGTGAATCCAGGCATTTTCAGTCCCTCAGTGATATTTGAGCTCGACTCTGTAACAACTGTCATTGTAGTGGTCACACAAAAGTAAAGTGCTTAAAACCTCCTTGCACCGACATCAGTGTGTGTAGAATAATAGAAAAGCATCctgaacacaaaagaaaattagtCAACTTCAGAGTGAAATTAGATCTCTGGAAAACAAGGCACAAGAAGAGGAAACCCATTTCAAAAGTTTCACGGCCGCACGTGAGCGAGCAAAATATTCGTTTTTCTTTATTATGAGACCTAGATTGAAGGCACAAAACCAAGTAAAGTATGCGAACAGGAGCCGCTTGGATAGGAATTTGATGATTTTGCAAAGAGTGCTCAAAAAGGTTCCCGACTGGTGTGAAGACGAGGACTGGAGACTTCCGATGATTATAGATCAATACGAGAACTCAAATGTAAACATCTTAGTCCAGCTGTTAAGCCAAAAATCGTTCGCTTtttgataaaagcatgaaacttaGCAAGATGATGCAATTATAGGTACTGATCATTTTCTGATACAGGGCCAGCGATGAATCGAATTTTTAAGAGGATAACTGAGCATGGCCAAATTGGCCGTTCCGAAATttagcagggaactggggcgagtttcaaattttaactaatcgataaactgacactaccacatgaaagatcatgttgagattggtcatttggccaaATATGGGgcttttagggtgaacagagaccaagttatggaccttgaaacatggttcaaaatccatacaggcgtctctaattttgatacagcgtcccccaaaaccatataaactcttaaaatttttatgatttccgtgatactctttaaaatgggcaaacataGCGAATGTcatcgcagcttctttcaaattgtaggtACATGATGGGGttttacagttgtcactaaactgataaaaaaaattgagctTATATGGCTTTGGGGgacgctttgtcaaaattagagacgcctgtatggattttgaaccatgtttcaaggtccataacttggtctctgttcacccATAAAGCATCATActtaacatgatctttcatgtggtggtgtcagtttatcgattagttaaaatttgaaactcgccccagttccctgctgaatttcggaacggcCATTTCACATAATTCTAGccagcatgaaaacgaggctgaaataaaacaattgttttttAGTTTTCAAGATAAACAGTCTTTAGTAATGATCAGAGTAATAAAAGCATCTTTATTGCATAACATTTTCAATAATGTATGTCACGTGGTCTATCTCTAATTTTACTTTTCGCAGCAAGCAGTCCTTGATAATCAAGAGAGGGTTAAAAAGCATCTTCAATTTTCAGTGTGTGTCACATGGTCTATCACGACTGCAAGAAAGAAAGTTCACACTTTTATGCTATATTCGCCAAAAGCAATTAATCATCTCGGCAATGTCCTCCACAGTTGCAGAGGGCTGTGCATTTCAGGCTTGccttacagcatttgcattgaCCAGTACATCCCTTCTTGCACCCGCAGTGAATCAGCTCATAACAAGATTCTTGCGCTTGTGGCAGAACTGTCCACACTGGCTTCCATTCACTTCCTTCTCTTCTCCCGCCCCATTCTTGCGGACTTGGAATCTGTGGTTTAGCAATCAAAGCACTTCCTCACACATGTCCGGCCTGATAAACAGTACGCTTTGGGTGCTGCAAAAGGGCAGCTTGAGTTGGCGGAATGTTTTCGATAGCCCTTGATTTCTCTGAGAAGAGCTCTTGTCTAGCTTCATTCACTGTTAATGAGAAGAACAACAAAGGGAGaagagaagaacaacaaatcTCTCAATCAGTGGCATGTAGTCGTTGGGGATACTCTCTGGAACTGAAGATAAGTCAGCCAACACATCAGTTACTGCAGGGAACACACTCCAGGTATCCCATGCTGTTCGTTTACCTTTGccagaaaagaaagaaacggtGTCGCAACCTGTTATGGCATGCAGCATTGGAAGAGCCCTGGCCTTCTGTGGTCCAAACTGAGAAGGAATGTCATGTATTACCAGGTACCTGAAAAGTTTACCGGTGCCAAAGGCAATCCAAAGCTCATCAACAACATCTTGCATCTTGGAAACTGCAAGAATCACAACATGTGTATCAATGGTTCTGATCATGACTCTCCGATATCCACACTGCGAAGCAATGTATGATGTGCAGCATGATGTGTCTATCAGCTTCTTCGTGGGTACAGTCTTCCATGTCATCTCTTCTTGGTGAGCTTAAAACGTGTTCCTCGTATGTAGCGAAAAGTTCTTTACCTTGTACATAACAAGATTCCACTTGCTTCGCCAGGAACTGGAAGAGCTCTGTCTTGTTCTCATTCACGCGTAAGAAACTCTTCCAGTTCTTCAGAATCTGGGAAGAGGATGTTACCCTTCTGCATGTACCAGAGCCCCTCTTCTCTCTGGTAGCTGCCTTTAGACTATCCTGTCGATGAACATCCCAGATAATGTCGACTCTTTTGACTGGTTGAAGCTGTTTCATAATGTATGGCATGAAAACATTGTGAGCATACTCTTGCAACGTTCTTTGCGGCCCCGGGTGATTCCATTTGCAACACAACAGCTCCGTCAAGTATTGCAATGTCCACTTCTGGGGATTCGGCAGTCAGTGTAAAATTCTTTTCCATGCACTTTACAAGATCTGACTTCTGGCCTTCTCTCAATCTACTAGCCTGCGCCAGAGATGGGGGCAACGGATGATTCTTATCTTTAAAGAATTCTTGGAGGTTTCCTTCACGACTTTGACAAGCAATGTATAGTCTGGAGAATAGGGTACAATCATCCTTTAGAGCTGCAACTTCTACTTTCTTCTTGTCTGATTTCTGTTCTAAAGGGCTTTTAAACAATGGAAGGTTATTCTTTCTTATAACTGAAGCCACCTCCTTGGTCGTTTTCTGAAATCGCTCTTGGACAAATGTACTGTACTGCTGACCAGTGGTTATCACGTTCTTGACTGTTTGGATGACTGCATTTTCCACAAGAACTTTGGAGTCTAGTGCAAACATCTTCTTCAAACGGATTTCCTACCTCCTCAAATGAAGACACCAGGGATGCAACGTCCTTCTTAAACAAAACCTGTACTCCTGGTACTTGCTCGTGGTGGCGTTTATCTTCCTTTGTGACAGAACGAATGGATTCTTCAAACTCTTGTGTCATTCTTGCAAGCTCAGGTCTTGCAACCATCCATCGCAATAAAGCGCCAGGTCTTTCAGTTAGGCCGCAGGCCCCACCATCTCCTTTAACCAAGGCGTCAGCTTGCTCATGCGCGTGATCCAGTGCTATGGATGAAAATGCCTGCGGTGAAGGCTCCCTCACTGAACTGTTGGAATACCTTTGGATGTTTGGGTGATAGGGTGCACATGTCTCTGACATGGACTATTACTTACAAACAGTTTTTTCAACTGAAATATTCTACCACTTACTCCTTCTCATAGTCTGTAAGTTTCCTTTTAGTCACGTGATAGACCACGTGGCACACATtattgaatatttaataagatAAATAAGTTTTATTTGTTCCTCTGATAATTACCAAAGACTGTTTATcgtgaaaactaaaatttttacctgaaaaaacaattgttttatttcagccTCATTTTCATGCTGGCTAGAATCATGTGAATTTGGCAACGCTCATTTATCCTCTTAAAAAGGCGATTCGTCGCTGGCCCTATATCAGAAAATGATCAGTACCTATAATTGTATCATCCTGCCAAGTTccatttttttatcaaaaagtgAACGATTTTGCCATTTTTCGGGCTTAACAGCTGGACTATCTATTTATAAATGGAGCGTGTCACTACTCTCACAGGATAGAAGGCATCTTTTATTCTCTTCTTGTGATGTTGTGTTTTTAGGAATGAGTTATACTTCTCGCCTTGTTTTTTGCgagtaaaattaatgtaaactAAAGTGAACTCAACTGTTTCTGCACACTGATTTATTTCAAAGTGGGGAATATTTATCAAGGTTAAATAAAGAATAACTCGGCTTCATAGCGTTGCGAATTTCTGATTCTCGTTCATTTGTTAATTTTTCTGGAAATGTTTTACTTATGTAGTTATTAGCTACACAAAGCTTCGTATATATGCCGCTCTTGTAGTTGTACCTCTTGCGTTAGTATGTCTGTGATATGTATTTTGCAGACTCAACAATGTCAACAAACAGCAAACTTTGTGTTGAGAGATATCATGTTACATTTTTCTTAGTTTAGTTTTCTGATGTGGTTTAAAAAAGTGTTGCTCATAAAAAGTATCCACAGTGCTTGAAATATGGATACGAGCTATTGGCAGTAATGTTGAGCATCGCCTGTGCTATTGCGATTTTGGTTTCATTGACAGCTAGCATCTGGTGGCGACATAAAAATGCCTTTATCTCGTTGAAGCAATATTCACAGGTGTTGAAATGTGGTGAGTAAGCTGAAATAATAGTCTTAAACTGCAATCGGCTAACATGTCCCTGAGCACTGGTTCAATGCGATGACCGTGGTGGAAGCCACAATTATCCATGACCACGCAGTCTCCCCGCTCAAGCACTGCACTCCCGTCAGCTAGATGCTCTTGAAGAACTTCGTCAAAGACGTTTAGCAGTTCAAATCCATTACATGGACCGTCTAGTATATTGTAAAAC
The sequence above is a segment of the Montipora foliosa isolate CH-2021 chromosome 2, ASM3666993v2, whole genome shotgun sequence genome. Coding sequences within it:
- the LOC137991549 gene encoding uncharacterized protein codes for the protein MASTIKQGFSLPKPDISKFDGNQLDYWNFVCSFDNGIPKNVLDDSERLSYLLQYCMGAARDAIKSCLALDSAVGYQTARTLLEERFGHPYKIAATHLNRITHGAPLKPYDQRGLLTFADQSRDCHNVLESIGYISEFVSESSCGK